One window of the Actinomycetota bacterium genome contains the following:
- the pssD gene encoding PssD/Cps14F family polysaccharide biosynthesis glycosyltransferase — MRALLVCSSGGHLIQLHNLKPWWERHDRLWVTFEKLDSTSLLAGEQVAWAYHPTTRNLANLLRNTRLAWKLLRSYRPDVVVSSGAGVAFPFFLLAKLLGKRTVYVEVYDRIDSPTMTGRLCYPFSDLFLLQWEEQRRNYPKGKVIGSLL, encoded by the coding sequence ATGCGCGCCCTCCTCGTCTGCTCCTCCGGCGGCCACCTCATCCAGCTCCACAACCTCAAGCCATGGTGGGAACGGCACGATCGTCTATGGGTGACCTTCGAGAAGCTGGACAGCACCTCGCTGCTCGCCGGTGAGCAGGTCGCCTGGGCCTACCACCCGACGACCCGCAACCTGGCCAACCTGCTCCGCAACACCCGCCTGGCCTGGAAGCTGCTGCGCTCCTACCGGCCCGACGTGGTCGTGTCCAGCGGCGCCGGGGTCGCCTTCCCGTTCTTCCTGCTGGCCAAGCTGCTCGGCAAGCGGACGGTGTACGTCGAGGTCTACGACCGGATCGACTCGCCGACCATGACCGGCCGGCTCTGCTACCCCTTCAGCGACCTGTTCCTGCTCCAGTGGGAGGAGCAGCGCCGCAACTACCCAAAGGGCAAAGTCATCGGGAGCCTGCTGTGA